The Apibacter raozihei genome contains a region encoding:
- the greA gene encoding transcription elongation factor GreA: MSYVTKEGLEKLRKELEQLEQVERPKVTQQIAEARDKGDLSENAEYDAAKEAQGMLEMRIAKLKDIIANSKIIDQSQLDTSKVSILCTVKIKNIANGQEMKYTLVPDTETDLKTGKISVNTPIAKGLLGKEVGEKAEITLPNGNIINFEILDISLD, translated from the coding sequence ATGAGTTATGTAACGAAAGAAGGGCTTGAAAAATTGCGTAAAGAACTTGAACAATTAGAACAAGTAGAAAGACCTAAAGTAACGCAACAAATAGCCGAAGCAAGGGATAAAGGTGATTTGTCTGAAAATGCTGAATATGATGCTGCTAAAGAAGCGCAAGGAATGCTTGAAATGCGTATAGCTAAACTTAAAGATATAATCGCTAATTCAAAAATTATAGATCAGTCTCAACTGGATACCTCAAAAGTATCTATCCTATGCACAGTAAAAATAAAAAATATAGCAAACGGTCAAGAGATGAAATATACACTGGTTCCTGACACGGAAACAGATCTTAAAACAGGTAAAATTTCTGTAAATACGCCTATTGCTAAAGGTCTTTTAGGTAAAGAAGTGGGTGAAAAAGCAGAAATAACGCTTCCAAACGGAAATATAATTAACTTTGAGATATTAGATATATCCTTAGATTAA
- the rimM gene encoding ribosome maturation factor RimM (Essential for efficient processing of 16S rRNA) produces MQLKDCYYLGTITRTHGLKGHLVVKLDTDEPEAYNNLESVYVDFNGMPVPFFINECQPLGNLSLRIKFEDSSLDIQTMIGCDLYLPLSTLPKLDGKQFYYHEVINFNIYDDAHHLIGSIIEINAQGPQALFLVRLSEDKEILIPIINDWIIEVHREEKYISMKLPEGILDL; encoded by the coding sequence ATGCAGTTAAAAGATTGTTACTACTTAGGCACAATCACCAGAACTCATGGATTAAAGGGGCATTTGGTAGTCAAATTAGATACCGATGAACCTGAAGCCTACAATAATTTGGAATCGGTATACGTTGATTTTAATGGAATGCCGGTTCCTTTTTTTATTAATGAGTGTCAGCCCCTAGGTAATTTATCTCTAAGGATTAAATTTGAAGATTCATCCTTGGATATTCAAACTATGATCGGCTGTGACTTATACTTACCCTTAAGCACTCTTCCAAAACTTGATGGCAAACAATTTTATTACCATGAAGTTATAAATTTCAATATATATGATGATGCTCACCATCTGATAGGTTCAATTATTGAAATTAACGCCCAAGGTCCACAAGCATTATTTCTTGTCAGGCTATCTGAAGATAAAGAAATACTTATCCCAATTATTAATGATTGGATTATTGAAGTGCACAGGGAAGAAAAATATATTTCCATGAAATTACCGGAAGGAATTTTAGATCTATAA
- the clpP gene encoding ATP-dependent Clp endopeptidase proteolytic subunit ClpP: protein MDLGKEFIKYAVKHEGINSLTVDQYVVSSMTPYITEERKLNVAQMDVFSRLMMDRIIFLGTGIDDHVANIVTAQLLFLESTDASKDIQIYVNSPGGGVYAGLGIYDTMQIIKPDVATICTGMAASMGAVLLTAGAAGKRSALKHSRVMIHQPLGGAQGQASDMEITLKEILKLKKELYDILSNHSGQPFDKIEKDSDRDYWMTSAEAKEYGLIDEVLDKR from the coding sequence ATGGATTTAGGTAAAGAATTTATAAAATATGCAGTGAAACATGAAGGAATTAATAGTCTCACAGTAGACCAATATGTAGTTTCTTCCATGACACCTTATATAACTGAAGAGCGTAAATTAAATGTGGCACAGATGGATGTTTTTTCCAGATTAATGATGGATCGAATTATCTTTTTGGGTACAGGAATTGATGATCACGTAGCTAATATTGTTACTGCTCAGTTATTATTTTTAGAAAGCACAGATGCATCTAAAGATATACAGATTTATGTAAATTCTCCGGGAGGAGGAGTTTATGCAGGTTTGGGAATATATGATACTATGCAGATCATAAAGCCGGATGTTGCTACCATATGTACGGGAATGGCAGCCTCTATGGGTGCTGTATTACTTACCGCAGGTGCAGCTGGAAAAAGATCCGCTTTAAAACATTCTAGAGTGATGATTCATCAACCTTTAGGAGGGGCTCAAGGTCAGGCATCCGACATGGAAATTACTTTAAAAGAAATTTTAAAGTTAAAAAAAGAACTTTATGATATTTTATCAAATCATTCTGGTCAGCCGTTTGATAAAATTGAAAAAGACTCAGACAGAGATTACTGGATGACTTCAGCCGAAGCAAAAGAATACGGATTAATAGATGAAGTTTTAGACAAACGATAA
- a CDS encoding 30S ribosomal protein S16: MAVKIRLQRHGKKGKPVFHIVVADSRAKRDGKNIEKLGIYVPTTNPATIELDVDQAVSWLEKGAQPTDTAKAILSYKGALLKKHLNGGVKKGAFSAEEAEKRFQAWLEDKEKSIQTKKDHLSSSQQQAKKDKHEAEKKVSEARAAAQQKVEEANDAEEVVETIIAQDEAATENNEETQA; this comes from the coding sequence ATGGCAGTAAAAATTAGATTACAAAGACACGGTAAAAAAGGAAAACCTGTATTTCACATTGTTGTAGCTGACTCTAGAGCTAAAAGAGACGGTAAAAACATTGAGAAATTAGGTATTTATGTACCTACTACTAACCCTGCAACTATTGAGTTAGATGTAGACCAGGCAGTTAGCTGGTTAGAAAAAGGTGCTCAGCCTACAGATACCGCTAAAGCAATTCTTTCTTACAAAGGAGCTCTATTGAAAAAACACCTTAATGGTGGAGTAAAAAAAGGAGCTTTTTCTGCAGAAGAAGCTGAAAAAAGATTTCAAGCTTGGTTAGAAGACAAAGAAAAATCTATTCAGACTAAAAAAGACCATTTATCTTCTTCTCAGCAACAGGCTAAGAAAGATAAACATGAAGCTGAGAAAAAAGTAAGCGAAGCTCGTGCAGCAGCTCAACAAAAAGTTGAAGAGGCTAATGACGCTGAAGAAGTAGTTGAAACTATCATCGCTCAAGATGAAGCTGCTACTGAAAATAATGAAGAAACTCAAGCTTAA
- the thiL gene encoding thiamine-phosphate kinase, translating to MLDDKNLYKTPISEYGEFGLIKHLTENFENINLSTSQSIGDDASILDAKNKKVVISTDLLIENVHFNLTYTPLKHLGYKSVVVGISDIVAMNAIPEQIMVSIAISNRFPVEALEEIYSGIQAACKRYRIDLVGGDTASSNLGLVINITSIGYADESEIVYRKGAKANDLLIASGDLGGAYFGLQVLERENTAFKSNPNLQPDLAGYSYLLERQLKPEARTDIKTLLKEMNILPTSMIDISDGLASEILHLSDQSNVGFTIYEDKVPMDNQVITTAEEFGINPVTGILNGGEDYELLFTISINDLDKIKNNPNFSIIGHATTEKNNVLITKGNTESIPLTAQGWDAYLKKKNKI from the coding sequence ATGCTAGACGATAAAAATTTATATAAAACACCAATTTCGGAATACGGAGAATTTGGTTTAATTAAACATTTGACTGAAAATTTTGAAAACATTAATTTATCAACTTCTCAGTCTATTGGCGATGATGCCTCTATTTTAGACGCTAAAAATAAAAAAGTTGTAATATCAACGGACCTACTGATAGAGAATGTTCATTTTAATTTAACTTATACCCCTTTAAAACATTTAGGATATAAATCCGTGGTAGTGGGTATCAGTGATATTGTTGCAATGAATGCTATACCGGAACAAATAATGGTATCTATAGCAATCTCGAACCGTTTTCCAGTAGAGGCCTTAGAAGAAATTTATTCAGGGATTCAGGCTGCTTGCAAAAGATATCGTATCGACTTGGTTGGTGGGGACACAGCCTCTTCTAACTTAGGTTTAGTCATTAACATAACTTCCATAGGATACGCTGATGAATCAGAAATTGTTTACAGAAAAGGAGCCAAGGCTAATGATCTGCTTATTGCCAGTGGAGATTTAGGAGGTGCCTATTTTGGACTCCAGGTATTAGAAAGAGAAAATACAGCTTTTAAATCGAACCCTAACTTGCAGCCTGATTTGGCCGGTTATTCTTATTTACTTGAACGGCAGCTAAAACCGGAAGCACGTACTGATATTAAGACATTATTAAAAGAAATGAATATACTTCCTACATCTATGATAGACATTTCCGATGGTTTAGCATCAGAAATTTTACATTTATCAGATCAAAGCAATGTAGGATTTACTATTTACGAAGATAAAGTCCCTATGGATAATCAGGTCATTACTACAGCTGAAGAATTTGGGATTAATCCTGTAACAGGAATTCTAAACGGTGGAGAAGACTACGAACTTTTATTTACCATATCTATAAATGATTTAGATAAAATCAAAAATAATCCTAATTTCAGTATCATTGGCCATGCCACTACCGAAAAAAATAATGTTCTGATAACAAAAGGAAATACTGAATCTATTCCTCTTACTGCTCAGGGTTGGGATGCTTATTTAAAAAAGAAAAATAAAATATAG
- a CDS encoding HIT family protein, with the protein MASIFSKIIAGEIPCYKIAEDDKHFAFLDAFPVVKGHTLVVPKKEMDKLFDMPLDEYTELMTFSYKISQAIEKAVPCLRVGLAVQGLEVPHAHIHLMPLNSPKDMQFFDKIELSPDEFSDIADKIKSYL; encoded by the coding sequence ATGGCCAGTATTTTTTCGAAAATTATAGCAGGAGAGATTCCTTGTTATAAAATAGCTGAAGATGATAAACATTTTGCCTTCTTAGATGCCTTTCCGGTTGTAAAAGGACATACTCTTGTAGTGCCTAAAAAAGAAATGGATAAATTGTTTGATATGCCTTTAGATGAATATACTGAACTAATGACATTTTCTTATAAAATATCACAGGCGATAGAAAAAGCAGTTCCTTGTTTGAGAGTAGGATTAGCTGTACAAGGTCTCGAAGTACCTCATGCACACATTCACTTAATGCCTTTGAATTCTCCCAAAGACATGCAGTTTTTTGACAAAATTGAACTTTCTCCGGACGAATTTTCAGATATAGCAGACAAAATCAAATCTTATTTATAA
- a CDS encoding acyl-CoA thioesterase, with the protein MGVFIEKFNVRWSDVDANQHVGNSTYMNFCSQTRMSFFNSQGFGIQQLNKINLSPVLLKENFVFFKEILVDQTVYVSLEFTATSEDGNIFECLHNIYDSEGIIHASSKAQGVWIDSYSRKRCAPTEELKSIILKLADSETIKIITIDDVKDREKPVNLPPDYLLNNYYQH; encoded by the coding sequence ATGGGAGTATTTATTGAAAAATTTAATGTACGCTGGTCTGATGTAGACGCCAATCAACATGTGGGAAATTCCACCTATATGAATTTTTGCAGCCAGACAAGAATGTCATTTTTCAATTCTCAGGGTTTTGGAATTCAACAATTAAATAAAATAAATTTATCTCCAGTTTTGCTCAAAGAAAATTTCGTTTTTTTTAAAGAAATTTTGGTAGATCAAACCGTATATGTTTCCTTAGAGTTTACAGCAACATCCGAAGATGGAAATATATTCGAGTGTCTTCACAATATTTACGATTCGGAAGGAATTATACATGCTTCTTCTAAGGCACAAGGAGTCTGGATTGATTCTTACAGTCGAAAAAGGTGCGCTCCTACAGAAGAATTAAAATCTATTATATTAAAGCTGGCAGATTCTGAAACTATTAAAATAATAACCATTGATGATGTAAAAGATCGGGAAAAACCTGTAAATTTACCCCCAGATTACTTGCTAAACAATTATTACCAACATTAA